The following nucleotide sequence is from Candidatus Obscuribacterales bacterium.
TTATATGACCCTGGTCTTTGTCGCCGTCACCATTCCCGCTGGCATCTATGCACAAGTTGCCTATGGAGAAACCCTAGCCAATGTTGATTGGCTCCATGGCGGAGCGGAATTTTTCCTAACGCTCTCGAATATTTTGGTGGTGCTAGGGTTTCAGCAAGCCATTCGTCAA
It contains:
- a CDS encoding DUF3593 domain-containing protein is translated as MSKETLFGLSLFPYLGFLWFLTRSGQTPRLALIGFYMTLVFVAVTIPAGIYAQVAYGETLANVDWLHGGAEFFLTLSNILVVLGFQQAIRQRQNES